A genome region from Trichocoleus sp. includes the following:
- a CDS encoding LysM domain-containing protein encodes MFDHTSRYYGLDTATLITPEGRHLSYKRRRFLPQAETLPVVLEVRVKEGDRLDTLAANLLGDPEQYWQICDANNTMNPFELTAEIGRTLHIAQAQF; translated from the coding sequence ATGTTCGATCACACCAGCCGTTATTATGGTCTAGACACTGCCACCCTCATCACTCCTGAAGGACGGCATCTGTCTTACAAACGTCGTCGCTTTTTGCCCCAAGCAGAAACCCTGCCCGTTGTGCTAGAAGTGCGAGTGAAAGAAGGCGATCGCCTCGACACGTTAGCGGCAAATTTATTAGGCGATCCAGAACAATACTGGCAAATTTGCGATGCCAATAACACAATGAATCCCTTTGAATTAACGGCTGAAATTGGACGAACGCTGCATATTGCCCAGGCTCAATTCTAG
- a CDS encoding phage baseplate assembly protein V has product MRRFFGKYRGKVANNIDPLMRGRLQVSVPSILGEGRLSWAMPCVPYAGKNLGFYALPPINANVWVEFETGDPDYPIWTGCFWGKGELPVLPPAPPTTKMFKTDTMTLTFDDAPGVGGLTIEINPPAVQVPLKLVLNSQGITMNCNPAALKLTPTGVEIELNPASIKLSPAALEMAIPPASVKLSQASLDLQHGGATVKLANVNVTVNNGALEVT; this is encoded by the coding sequence ATGAGACGTTTTTTTGGCAAATATCGGGGCAAGGTCGCTAATAATATCGATCCACTCATGCGGGGGAGATTGCAAGTTTCCGTGCCCAGCATTTTGGGTGAAGGCAGACTGAGTTGGGCAATGCCCTGTGTTCCTTATGCCGGGAAGAATCTCGGGTTTTATGCGCTTCCCCCAATCAATGCCAATGTTTGGGTTGAGTTTGAAACAGGTGACCCAGATTATCCCATTTGGACTGGCTGCTTTTGGGGGAAAGGCGAACTTCCTGTGCTTCCTCCGGCTCCTCCAACCACAAAGATGTTTAAAACCGACACCATGACGCTGACCTTCGATGATGCACCGGGAGTCGGCGGTCTAACGATCGAGATCAATCCTCCAGCCGTGCAAGTGCCCCTCAAACTCGTGCTGAACTCACAGGGAATCACGATGAACTGTAATCCGGCTGCGCTTAAGCTGACTCCAACGGGTGTTGAGATCGAACTCAATCCTGCCTCAATCAAACTCTCCCCTGCTGCCCTGGAGATGGCAATTCCTCCAGCGTCGGTCAAACTCTCTCAAGCCAGTCTGGATCTGCAACATGGAGGCGCAACGGTCAAGCTGGCGAATGTCAATGTTACGGTCAACAATGGCGCACTGGAGGTGACCTGA
- a CDS encoding GPW/gp25 family protein: MTDIAYPFHIDRRNRVGRANPDDHIHQMIEQLLFTMPGERVNRPSFGTGLMQLVFAPNSDELAAAAQFLVQGALQQWLGDLILVEAIAVESEESTLRVMVQYVLRRTQERQVTQFERSQVE; this comes from the coding sequence ATGACCGACATTGCCTATCCATTTCACATCGATCGCCGTAATCGCGTTGGCAGAGCTAATCCAGATGATCATATCCATCAAATGATTGAACAACTCCTGTTTACGATGCCAGGAGAGCGGGTCAACCGTCCCAGCTTTGGTACAGGGCTGATGCAGTTAGTGTTTGCGCCAAATAGCGATGAATTAGCCGCAGCGGCTCAGTTCTTGGTGCAGGGAGCTTTACAGCAATGGTTAGGGGATTTAATTTTGGTAGAGGCGATCGCGGTAGAAAGCGAAGAATCGACGTTACGGGTGATGGTGCAATATGTCTTGCGTCGGACTCAAGAGCGTCAGGTTACTCAATTTGAGCGGAGCCAGGTTGAATGA